A region of Lycium barbarum isolate Lr01 chromosome 1, ASM1917538v2, whole genome shotgun sequence DNA encodes the following proteins:
- the LOC132610851 gene encoding uncharacterized protein LOC132610851: protein MENRINDSIEKKKKKKKKKKKKEDYGLSLLSCLFRSKSKKPDSNSRVSNCPTSSSSSPSWFSTILTSHPKKQSRTFSLDKSTIRDNQRSSHNRDREEKEEDEHYAKETTGAQPDRRTGPKSGHNRSLSGMAFCLSPLVRASPNRQLNQKGMPLDMVFSGEIKVKVKPHLSNVASFCKNRSRKLADFARFNPNR, encoded by the exons ATGGAAAATCGGATCAACGATTCCATT gagaagaagaagaagaagaagaagaagaagaagaagaaggaggattaTGGATTATCTTTGTTATCGTGTTTATTTAGATCCAAGTCGAAGAAACCTGATTCAAATTCTAGGGTTTCAAATTGCCCgacatcatcatcttcatcaccATCATGGTTCTCAACAATTTTAACTAGTCATCCGAAAAAGCAATCCCGGACATTTTCATTAGACAAATCGACGATAAGAGATAATCAAAGAAGTTCCCATAATAGAGATCGAGAAGAGAAGGAGGAAGATGAGCATT ACGCTAAAGAGACCACCGGTGCTCAACCGGACCGGAGAACAGGCCCAAAATCGGGCCATAATCGGAGTTTATCTGGAATGGCGTTTTGCTTGAGCCCGTTGGTTCGGGCTAGCCCGAATAGGCAATTGAACCAGAAAGGAATGCCTCTAGATATGGTGTTTTCCGGTGAGATAAAAGttaaggtgaagcctcacctttcAAATGTGGCGTCGTTCTGTAAGAACAGGTCGAGGAAACTTGCTGATTTCGCAAGGTTCAATCCAAACCGTTAA
- the LOC132610861 gene encoding uncharacterized protein LOC132610861 — protein sequence MPKWSSALNHLAYADDTIIFSSAESNSLQLIMDTLQDYERIAGQLINKRKSSFYMFNKVSNQLIQQVEAVTGFVRGQFPFTYLGCPITHARKRKVDYTNLLKKVKDKLQTWKGKMLSYGGKVVLITSVLQTIPIYILSAIRPQKCVIKELHKIFAKFFWNNKEEGRNRHWSSRLNMCLPKHEGGLGFSWPVNDQVEDVAELMSNGTWNVQKLLQLFPEDIV from the exons atgccaaagtggagttcTGCATTGAATCACcttgcttatgcagatgataccatcatATTCTCATCTGCAGAGAGTAATTCTTTGCAACTGATCATGGATACTCTTCAAGATTATGAAAGAATAGCTGGACAGTTGATAAATAAGAGGAAAAGTTCTTTCTATATGTTCAACAAGGTATCAAATCAGCTGATTCAACAGGTGGAAGCAGTAACAGGATTTGTCAGAGGTCAATTCCCTTTTACGTATCTTGGTTGTCCAATTACTCATGCAAGGAAGAGAAAAGTTGATTATACTAATCTGTTAAAGAAAGTCAAGGACAAGTTGCAAACATGGAAAGGGAAAATGTTGTCTTATGGTGGAAAAGTAGTATTAATCACTAGTGTTCTCCAAACCATTCCAATCTATATACTATCTGCTATCAGGCCACAAAAATGTGTTATAAAAGAGCTGCATAAGATCTTTGCAaagttcttttggaataataaggaAGAAGGGAGAAACAGACACTGGTCATCACGGCTTAATATGTGCTTACCTAAACATGAAGGAGGGTTGGGGTTCAG CTGGCCAGTCAATGATCAGGTTGAAGATGTGGCTGAATTAATGTCAAATGGCACCTGGAATGTCCAAAAACTCCTGCAGTTATTCCCTGAAGATATTGTGTAG
- the LOC132610870 gene encoding uncharacterized protein LOC132610870 — MSQENEKEEFVVDMDDACPNNLQIVRSYPPERSSYPQEGNLALAIVPKIKEVQPLNVGKKLSPNKTLHDVVSHNLQDEKENKALDNLMKEDANSALKEIILQKVYNEAGISPKTQGKGAKKGRNKVSQKFNKSVNSQKAFHRVQMLHRDHKFFLVALMEPFQHQRQIQKYRRKLGMPNANFNCNGKIWFFVQDKVDVEVLLDTEQSITNKLFFQDLNKAMVVSMIYAKCNEGDRLQLWDDMYGVASNMAFPWLIGGDFNIILNEEEKIGGLPVSPQEYEDFAFCMNSCELHEIPFKGSPFTWWNGRAANYCIFKRLDRMLHNELFQDWFGNLKVEYLSRTGSDHAPLLLTCGDQEEELSEDVFLSFKLKLKKVKIALSKWSKETFGDIFKQLVIREDIVKIKEQLFEEDPSEENRMVILVKGKWNKIQVRRIKNADGVWLEEADKLADEAVSFYHRQFSQEDQIEESPILNHVPEMIKDEDNVLLADQPTMEEVKKAVFELSGDSACGPDGFSGIFYQKCWEVIKVDVVNVVKAFYEGQTLPKSITHTNLVLLPKKNVVETFSNMRPISLSNFVSKVISRVVHDRLDRLLPAVISSNKSGFVKGRNIIENVLLTQEIITDIRKRGKPANVVIKLDMTKAYDRVSWLYLWKVMKKMGFSEYSVLLNVHAHGFFHSTRGIKQGDPLSPALFIISAEVLSRALNSLFD; from the exons ATGTCTCAAGAAAATGAGAAGGAGGAATTTGTGGTTGATATGGATGATGCCTGTCCAAACAACTTGCAGATTGTTAGATCTTATCCTCCTGAGAGAAGTTCTTATCCCCAGGAAGGAAATTTGGCCCTGGCTATTGTCCCTAAAATTAAGGAAGTTCAGCCACTGAATGTAGGTAAAAAGCTATCTCCTAACAAAACATTGCATGATGTTGTTTCTCATAATCTACAAGATGAGAAGGAAAATAAGGCCCTGGACAATCTAATGAAAGAAGATGCTAATAGTGCCCTTAAAGAAATTATTCTTCAAAAGGTCTATAATGAAGCAGGAATTTCTCCAAAAACACAAGGTAAAGgggcaaaaaagggaagaaacAAGGTGTCTCAAAAGTTCAACAA ATCAGTGAATTCTCAAAAAGCTTTccatagagttcaaatgttacATAGAGATCATAAATTTTTCTTGGTGGctctgatggaaccttttcaacatcAGAGACAGATTCAGAAGTATAGAAGGAAACTTGGTATGCCTAATGCCAATTTCAATTGTAATGGTAAAATCTGGTTCTTTGTTCAAGACAAAGTAGATGTAGAAGTACTTCTGGATACTGAACAATCTATTACTAATAAATTGTTCTTCCAAGATCTGAATAAAGCAATGGTGGTTTCAATGATTTATGCTAAATGTAATGAAGGGGATAGATTGCAGTTGTGGGATGATATGTATGGTGTGGCAAGTAACATGGCATTCCCTTGGCTGATTGGTGGTGATTTCAATATCATTTTAAATGAAGAGGAAAAAATAGGAGGTTTGCCAGTTTCCCCACAAGAGTATGAAGATTTTGCATTCTGCATGAATTCTTGTGAACTGCATGAGATTCCTTTTAAAGGGAGTCctttcacatggtggaatggtagggctgCTAATTATTGTATTTTTAAGAGGCTGGATAGAATGTTGCATAATGAGCTATTTCAAGATTGGTTTGGCAATTTAAAGGTGGAATATTTGTCTAGAACAGGATCTGATCATGCTCCATTACTTTTAACTTGTGGGGATCAG GAAGAAGAATTGTCTGAAGATGTGTTCCTGTCATTTAAACTCAAGCTGAAAAAGGTGAAAATTGCTTTAAGTAAGTGGAGCAAGGAGACTTTTGGAGATATCTTTAAGCAACTGGTTATCAGAGAGGATATAGTCAAAATTAAAGAACAACTGTTTGAGGAGGATCCTTCAGAAGAGAATAGAATGGTGAT TTTGGTCAAAGGTAAGTGGAACAAAATCCAAGTCAGGAGAATTAAAAATGCTGATGGCGTGTGGTTAGAGGAAGCTGACAAACTTGCTGATGAGGCTGTTTCATTCTATCATAGGCAGTTTTCTCAAGAAGATCAGATTGAAGAATCTCCTATTCTTAATCATGTTCCTGAAATGATTAAGGATGAGGATAATGTATTGCTTGCAGACCAACCTACtatggaagaagtgaagaaagctgTTTTTGAATTATCAGGTGACAGTGCTTGTGGACCAGATGGTTTTTCTGGGatattttatcagaagtgttgggaaGTGATCAAAGTTGATGTGGTTAATGTAGTTAAAGCTTTCTATGAGGGTCAGACCCTTCCTAAGTCAATTACTCACACTAACTTAGTACTGTTGCCAAAGAAGAATGTGGTGGAAACATTTTCTAATATGAGGCCTATAAGCCTCAGCAACTTCGTTAGTAAGGTCATCTCTAGAGTGGTGCATGACAGGCTTGATAGACTGTTACCAGCTGTGATATCTTCTAACAAATCAGGATTTGTCAAGGGCAGGAATATTATtgagaatgtattgttgacacaGGAAATTATTACAGACATAAGGAAGAGAGGGAAACCTGCCAATGTTGTTATTAAGTTGGATATGACAAAAGCATATGACAGAGTTTCATGGCTATATCTCTGGAAGGTAATGAAGAAAATGGGATTTTCTGAG TATTCTGTGCTGTTGAATGTCCATGctcatggtttctttcattcaacAAGAGGAATCAAGCAGGGAGACCCCCTCTCTCCTGCTCTATTCATCATTTCTGCAGAAGTACTTTCAAGAGCATTGAACTCCTTATTTGATTAA